One genomic window of Acidobacteriota bacterium includes the following:
- a CDS encoding ABC transporter permease produces MKFSKIGLVASSEFQLTVRTKAFVIGLLLMPVLMGGIMFMQRRAMDQVDTETRVFAVVDQSGKLFAALDRAASEYNATAATGRGGPSFVPIKVDAGSRSLDQIRVELSGRVTSRELFAFVEIGESILASDGSADRALGYYSNHPTYTLLPRWIEAAVTRIVQAERFRMAGVDPVVVSKLVRPVKATERGLFVRDATGQLKQADTVDVIRTFGIPAGLMFLMLISVMTATPQLMTTVLEEKMSRISEVMLGSLSPFEFMLGKLVGASGVTLVFAGTYLCGAIAVAVTQGYGDIITARLLIWFVVFLCLAVLLFGSFYGAIGAACSDLKDAQSLMTPVVIIIVIPIATWMTVARAPDSLFAVVISLVPPATPFLMLLRLFLHPAPPAWQVGLSLVLTSATALVFVWAAGKIFRTGLLMQGKSASFRDLAKWISAR; encoded by the coding sequence ATGAAGTTCTCGAAAATCGGCCTTGTCGCCTCCTCCGAGTTTCAGTTGACCGTGCGGACCAAGGCGTTCGTGATTGGCCTGCTGCTCATGCCGGTGCTCATGGGCGGCATCATGTTCATGCAGCGGCGCGCCATGGATCAGGTTGACACCGAGACGCGGGTCTTTGCCGTCGTCGACCAGTCGGGGAAGCTGTTCGCGGCTCTCGATCGGGCCGCCTCCGAGTACAACGCGACGGCAGCAACGGGCAGGGGCGGGCCCTCGTTTGTTCCCATCAAGGTCGATGCGGGGTCGCGGTCGCTGGATCAGATCCGGGTCGAACTCTCCGGGCGCGTGACGTCCCGGGAGTTGTTCGCCTTCGTCGAAATCGGGGAGTCGATCCTGGCGTCGGACGGGTCGGCGGACCGCGCGCTCGGTTACTACTCCAATCATCCGACCTACACGCTGCTGCCACGATGGATCGAGGCCGCGGTCACGCGCATCGTGCAGGCCGAGCGATTCAGGATGGCCGGCGTGGATCCGGTCGTCGTCTCGAAGCTTGTCAGACCGGTTAAGGCGACCGAGCGTGGACTCTTCGTCCGCGACGCGACGGGCCAACTGAAGCAGGCGGACACCGTGGACGTGATCAGGACCTTCGGGATTCCGGCCGGACTGATGTTCCTGATGCTCATTTCGGTGATGACCGCGACGCCCCAACTGATGACCACCGTGCTCGAAGAGAAGATGAGCCGGATCAGCGAGGTCATGTTGGGGTCGCTCAGCCCCTTCGAGTTCATGCTGGGCAAACTGGTCGGTGCCTCCGGCGTCACACTCGTGTTCGCTGGCACCTACTTGTGTGGTGCCATTGCCGTGGCGGTGACCCAGGGATACGGCGACATCATTACGGCGAGGCTCCTGATCTGGTTCGTGGTGTTCCTGTGCCTCGCAGTGCTCCTGTTCGGCTCGTTCTACGGCGCGATTGGCGCAGCCTGCTCGGATCTCAAGGACGCGCAGAGCCTGATGACACCTGTCGTCATCATCATCGTCATTCCGATCGCGACGTGGATGACGGTCGCACGCGCGCCCGACAGCCTGTTCGCCGTCGTCATCTCGCTGGTCCCACCGGCGACACCATTCCTGATGCTGCTGCGACTGTTCCTGCATCCGGCCCCGCCGGCCTGGCAGGTGGGGCTATCGCTCGTGCTGACGAGCGCGACTGCGCTCGTCTTCGTCTGGGCGGCGGGCAAGATCTTCCGGACCGGCCTGCTGATGCAGGGCAAATCGGCGAGCTTCCGCGATCTCGCGAAGTGGATCAGCGCCCGCTAG
- a CDS encoding Rieske 2Fe-2S domain-containing protein, producing MTSASHGCDPCSCVNPRRDFIRQVAMLAAGLVAGSRGIAAAAELPIALGDSLGRSGDEITYPVPASDGVTIDRENAVIIVRFQGKVMAFNLSCPHQNAAVRWRQADLRFECSKHDSVYSPDGTYVGGRATRNMDRFAIKRSGSSIIVNVAQMIQSGEQNAAWHTAFVAV from the coding sequence ATGACGTCTGCCTCCCACGGGTGCGACCCGTGTTCATGTGTCAACCCACGCCGGGATTTCATCCGCCAGGTGGCCATGCTGGCCGCGGGCCTGGTCGCGGGGAGCCGCGGCATCGCTGCGGCCGCCGAACTCCCCATAGCCTTGGGCGACTCCCTTGGACGCTCAGGCGACGAGATTACGTACCCGGTCCCCGCCAGTGACGGCGTGACCATCGACCGCGAGAACGCGGTCATCATCGTGCGGTTTCAGGGAAAGGTCATGGCCTTCAACCTGTCGTGCCCGCACCAGAACGCCGCCGTGCGCTGGCGCCAGGCCGACCTGCGGTTCGAGTGCAGCAAGCACGACTCGGTCTACAGTCCCGACGGCACCTACGTCGGCGGGCGTGCCACCCGCAACATGGATCGCTTCGCCATCAAGCGCAGCGGCAGCTCGATCATCGTCAACGTGGCGCAGATGATTCAGTCGGGCGAGCAGAACGCCGCGTGGCACACCGCCTTCGTCGCGGTGTAG
- a CDS encoding cytochrome c3 family protein yields the protein MSQIFHPSANSIARIMLTVTVVLVATSGYLVYELGRSPYVTRAYEARQQPIQFSHERHVGGNGLDCRYCHTSVETSAVAGIPPTKVCMNCHSQILSSSSYLEPVRASFRTDQSIQWVKVHDLPDFVYFNHGIHVNKGVGCTTCHGQVDQMPLMWTVTTLQMEWCLDCHRNPEKYVRPRGAVFRVDYQPPADQMALGRKLVQDYQIQTLTSCSTCHR from the coding sequence ATGTCTCAGATCTTTCATCCGAGTGCGAACAGCATCGCCCGGATCATGCTCACGGTCACGGTTGTGCTGGTCGCGACAAGCGGCTATCTGGTCTATGAACTCGGCCGTTCGCCGTACGTCACGCGAGCCTACGAAGCGCGGCAGCAGCCCATCCAGTTCAGCCACGAACGGCATGTCGGCGGTAACGGTCTCGATTGCCGCTATTGCCATACCTCGGTCGAGACATCCGCGGTGGCGGGCATCCCGCCGACCAAGGTCTGCATGAACTGTCACTCGCAGATCCTCTCGTCCAGTTCGTACCTGGAGCCGGTGCGCGCGAGCTTCCGAACTGATCAATCCATCCAGTGGGTCAAGGTGCACGACCTGCCGGATTTCGTGTATTTCAACCACGGCATTCACGTGAACAAGGGCGTCGGGTGCACGACGTGCCACGGCCAGGTGGACCAGATGCCGCTGATGTGGACGGTCACGACGCTCCAGATGGAGTGGTGCCTCGACTGTCACCGGAACCCGGAAAAGTACGTGCGCCCGCGTGGTGCCGTCTTCAGGGTGGACTATCAGCCGCCGGCCGACCAGATGGCACTTGGCCGGAAGCTCGTGCAGGACTACCAGATCCAGACGCTCACCAGTTGTTCCACCTGCCATCGGTAA
- a CDS encoding aromatic amino acid ammonia-lyase, whose product MIVLDGSNLTIEKLVSVARHGTPVQLAPAARERIKVCRLMIEEKLAAREIMYGTNTGIGEFSEKVLNDEQVKEFQRYLVYNHAAGIGDPAPVEHVRAALVGRINVHAHGNSGCRPEITLTLVEMLNRGVTPVVCQKGSVGACGDLAPMAQAALLLMGEGEAFYQGERRPGAEAMRRAGIPVPGLHARDGLATINGSNLLTGMSALHIHDMQRWIRQAEIAAAMSIEALLGNLKPYNTTLHTLRGFAGAIASARNIMRMIEGSDLATGRMKTKVQDAYSMRSTPQVIGAARDAVVYARAQVEIELNGVGDNPIFIPEQRLTLTGANFQGSPVALPMDMAGVAITMVSVLSERRLNRLTNPALSQGLPAFLAHEPGFYSGLMLSQYTADHLIVEQRILSAPASIQSIPAAADQEDFVSMGMNTALKNGQILDNAYGVLGIELMAAAQALDFRTFTPGKGTLKAREVIRRHVAHLEVDRPLFNDHNAMKALVQSGGLLSEVEAAVGKFD is encoded by the coding sequence ATGATCGTGCTCGACGGATCGAATCTGACGATTGAGAAACTGGTGAGCGTCGCGAGACATGGGACCCCGGTTCAATTGGCCCCCGCCGCGCGTGAACGGATCAAAGTGTGCCGACTGATGATCGAGGAGAAGTTGGCTGCCCGGGAGATCATGTACGGGACCAACACCGGCATCGGCGAGTTTTCGGAGAAGGTGCTCAACGACGAGCAGGTGAAGGAGTTTCAGCGGTATCTCGTCTACAACCACGCGGCGGGTATTGGCGACCCGGCCCCCGTCGAACACGTGCGCGCGGCACTGGTCGGGCGCATCAACGTGCACGCGCACGGCAATTCCGGGTGCCGGCCGGAGATCACCCTCACGCTGGTCGAGATGCTCAACAGGGGTGTGACCCCGGTGGTCTGCCAGAAGGGATCGGTTGGCGCCTGCGGCGATCTCGCGCCGATGGCGCAGGCGGCACTGCTCCTGATGGGCGAAGGAGAGGCCTTCTACCAGGGTGAACGCAGGCCTGGTGCGGAGGCGATGCGGCGTGCGGGAATTCCCGTGCCGGGCCTGCACGCGCGGGACGGACTGGCGACCATCAACGGGTCGAACCTGCTCACCGGGATGTCCGCGCTCCATATCCACGACATGCAGCGCTGGATCCGGCAGGCCGAGATCGCGGCCGCGATGTCGATCGAGGCGTTGCTGGGCAACCTGAAACCGTACAACACGACGCTGCACACGCTGCGGGGATTTGCCGGCGCCATCGCGTCGGCCCGGAACATCATGCGGATGATCGAGGGATCCGACCTGGCCACGGGCAGGATGAAGACCAAGGTCCAGGATGCCTACTCGATGCGCTCGACGCCCCAGGTGATTGGCGCCGCGCGCGACGCCGTCGTGTACGCTCGCGCCCAGGTCGAGATCGAGCTGAACGGCGTCGGTGACAACCCCATCTTCATCCCCGAGCAACGATTGACGCTGACCGGCGCCAACTTCCAGGGTTCGCCGGTCGCGCTGCCCATGGATATGGCCGGTGTCGCCATCACGATGGTGTCGGTGCTGTCTGAGCGCCGCCTCAACCGGCTGACCAACCCGGCGCTATCACAGGGCCTGCCGGCCTTCCTGGCTCACGAACCCGGCTTCTACTCGGGCCTGATGCTCAGCCAGTATACGGCCGATCACCTGATTGTCGAGCAGCGTATCCTCTCGGCACCCGCATCGATTCAGTCGATCCCGGCGGCGGCCGATCAGGAAGACTTCGTTTCGATGGGCATGAACACGGCGCTCAAGAACGGCCAGATTCTCGACAATGCGTACGGCGTGCTCGGGATCGAGTTGATGGCGGCTGCCCAGGCCCTGGATTTCCGCACGTTCACGCCCGGCAAGGGCACGCTTAAGGCGCGGGAGGTCATCCGCCGGCACGTGGCGCATCTTGAGGTGGACCGGCCGCTGTTCAACGACCACAACGCAATGAAGGCGCTGGTGCAGTCCGGCGGGTTGTTGAGCGAGGTCGAAGCGGCCGTCGGTAAGTTCGACTAG
- a CDS encoding carboxypeptidase regulatory-like domain-containing protein yields MRTCLVRGIAVVAVMLALIVPAYAQETTATITGVVTDDTGAVLPGVAIIAKHVPTGRTFEFVSTSTGAYSATLLPIGAYEVTFTLSGFQPLTIKGITLNVNDRIDVNGKLKVGGLAEVIEVRAETMMVQPTPAVQNLVDAKQVQELPLNNRNFVQLATLAPGVSSDLPDEVGIGLTSTVSISVNGSRRNAVNWLVDGVSNVDVGSNITLLSTPTLESIEQFKIITSSYAAEWPRSGGGIVNVITKSGSKKYMGVAYDFIRSDAFNANSWIRNRSTDPTVAGHPPKLDYQNFGYTFGGPVPKMSDKLFFFWSQEWRRITRAPASLTATVPDPTWLTDPTSTNYVDPSLRDPNAVKLLAAYPAPNVPGKNQYLVSSPNINNTRQEVIRMDYDLSSRWRLTGRYTHDLSQTRELGGLWNGIAIPNIATTETNVPGQVLALQLKTILSNNALNEFSYQKSGNVISTTNPSDTKGMRSDYGINIPELFPENLTNRIPGIAVSGLSTFNSMQLYHIEYVNHTFTDNFSLQRGNHAFKAGALMTFEQKNENAANVTQGSFSFVASTNPTRTAFQNFLLGNADGLCTACSYSEAERDVTNHLRFNRYEMYAQDTWRAQKNLTIDLGVRYSLYPPITDANNMLVTFDPSFYKAATAPQFTNAAGTLVDLSTGDWLDGLVIAGKNSPYGNGIYAFQKNSIQPRLGFSWDPKSSGNTIVRGAFGIYYDQPLVGIFEQNSFSSPPFVNNISLTGIKLSNPGAGVTGTTTGMRAIQATSLDFKNPRTTQWNVAITRRLFSKATIEVSYVGSRGDNLIRPTNPNFPQPADVVALQSTVASAVNAARPFRSYGTITMRETTAKSRYQGLLSAFRWQFGQSGTLSVNYTLSHVKTDSTNDRDAIDIPQNPANPMADYADARTDRRHIFSASYVYEIPFLRDSPNFALRNILGGWQVSGITYVNSGQPVPRMSVDVNNFRRGGFADLVGNPMVGMLSTNGTPPMWFNPAAFAPPADGTFGNSGRAPFRQPGFYKWDITLSKNFYLTKDVRLQFRADFINAFNQVNWASDPSATGLDNTCTTSITSCTVATDTFGQLIAVRAPREIQFGLKLFW; encoded by the coding sequence ATGCGAACCTGCCTTGTGCGCGGCATTGCCGTTGTTGCGGTGATGCTCGCGCTGATAGTGCCTGCGTACGCGCAGGAAACGACTGCAACTATTACCGGCGTTGTGACCGACGACACGGGGGCCGTGCTTCCCGGCGTGGCGATCATCGCCAAGCACGTCCCGACCGGACGAACCTTCGAGTTCGTGTCGACGAGCACCGGCGCGTACAGCGCGACGCTGCTGCCGATTGGCGCGTACGAAGTGACATTCACCCTGTCCGGCTTCCAGCCGCTCACGATCAAGGGCATCACGCTCAACGTCAACGACCGCATCGACGTCAACGGCAAGCTCAAAGTGGGCGGCCTGGCCGAGGTCATCGAGGTCAGGGCCGAGACGATGATGGTGCAGCCGACGCCGGCCGTGCAGAACCTGGTCGACGCCAAACAGGTCCAGGAGTTGCCGCTCAATAATCGCAACTTTGTGCAGCTCGCCACCCTGGCCCCGGGTGTCTCGAGCGACCTGCCCGACGAGGTCGGCATCGGCCTGACCAGCACGGTCAGCATCTCGGTCAACGGCTCGCGCCGCAACGCGGTCAACTGGCTGGTGGACGGCGTGTCGAACGTCGACGTGGGCTCCAATATCACACTGCTCTCGACGCCGACGCTCGAGTCGATCGAGCAGTTCAAGATCATCACGAGCAGTTACGCGGCCGAGTGGCCCCGCAGCGGCGGCGGCATCGTGAACGTGATCACCAAGTCCGGATCGAAGAAGTACATGGGCGTGGCGTACGACTTCATCCGCAGCGACGCGTTCAACGCGAATTCCTGGATCCGCAACCGGAGCACCGATCCCACGGTGGCTGGCCACCCGCCGAAGCTCGACTACCAGAACTTTGGCTACACCTTTGGCGGCCCCGTGCCGAAAATGAGCGACAAGCTGTTCTTCTTCTGGTCGCAGGAATGGCGCCGCATCACGCGCGCGCCGGCGTCGCTCACGGCCACCGTGCCGGATCCGACGTGGCTCACCGATCCGACCAGTACGAACTACGTGGACCCGAGCCTGCGCGACCCGAACGCGGTGAAGCTCCTCGCGGCGTATCCGGCGCCGAATGTGCCCGGCAAGAACCAGTACCTGGTGTCGTCGCCCAACATCAATAACACGCGGCAGGAAGTCATCCGCATGGACTACGACCTGTCGTCGCGGTGGCGGTTGACGGGCCGGTATACCCACGACCTCAGCCAGACGCGCGAGCTGGGTGGCCTGTGGAACGGCATCGCGATCCCGAATATCGCGACCACCGAGACGAACGTGCCGGGCCAGGTCCTCGCACTCCAGCTCAAGACCATCCTCAGCAACAACGCGCTGAACGAGTTCTCGTATCAGAAGTCGGGCAACGTGATTTCCACGACCAACCCGTCGGACACGAAGGGCATGCGGTCCGACTATGGGATCAACATCCCTGAACTGTTCCCTGAGAACCTCACGAACCGCATCCCGGGCATCGCGGTGAGCGGGCTGTCGACGTTCAACTCGATGCAGCTGTACCACATCGAGTACGTCAACCACACGTTCACGGACAACTTCTCGCTGCAGCGGGGCAACCACGCATTCAAAGCCGGCGCCCTGATGACCTTCGAGCAGAAGAATGAGAACGCCGCCAACGTCACCCAGGGCAGCTTCTCGTTCGTGGCCTCGACCAACCCGACCCGGACGGCGTTCCAGAACTTCCTGCTGGGAAATGCCGACGGCCTGTGCACGGCCTGCAGCTATTCCGAGGCCGAGCGCGACGTGACGAACCACCTGCGCTTCAACCGCTATGAGATGTACGCGCAGGACACCTGGAGAGCGCAGAAGAACCTGACGATTGATCTGGGCGTCCGCTACTCGCTCTACCCGCCCATCACCGACGCGAACAACATGCTGGTGACCTTCGATCCGTCGTTCTACAAGGCCGCGACGGCGCCACAGTTCACCAACGCCGCCGGCACCCTGGTTGATCTCTCGACGGGTGATTGGCTCGACGGCCTGGTCATCGCCGGCAAGAACTCGCCGTATGGCAATGGCATCTACGCGTTCCAGAAGAACAGCATCCAGCCGCGCCTCGGCTTCTCGTGGGATCCGAAAAGCAGCGGCAACACGATCGTCCGCGGGGCGTTCGGGATCTACTACGACCAGCCGCTGGTCGGCATCTTCGAGCAGAACTCATTCAGCAGCCCGCCGTTCGTGAACAATATCAGCCTGACCGGCATCAAGCTCAGCAACCCGGGCGCGGGCGTCACCGGGACAACCACCGGCATGCGTGCGATCCAGGCGACGTCGCTCGACTTCAAGAACCCGCGAACGACGCAATGGAACGTGGCCATCACCCGCCGGCTGTTCTCAAAAGCCACCATCGAGGTGAGCTACGTCGGCTCGCGCGGCGACAACCTGATCCGGCCGACCAACCCCAACTTTCCGCAACCCGCCGACGTGGTGGCGCTGCAGAGCACGGTCGCTAGTGCGGTAAACGCGGCCCGACCGTTCCGATCGTACGGCACCATCACTATGCGCGAGACGACGGCCAAGAGCCGGTATCAGGGTCTGCTCTCCGCGTTCAGATGGCAGTTCGGCCAAAGCGGGACGCTCTCGGTCAACTACACGCTGAGCCACGTGAAGACCGACTCGACCAACGATCGCGACGCGATTGACATCCCGCAGAACCCGGCCAACCCGATGGCCGATTACGCGGATGCCCGCACCGACCGCCGGCACATCTTCTCGGCCTCGTACGTCTACGAGATCCCGTTCTTGCGCGACTCCCCCAACTTCGCCTTGAGAAACATTCTGGGCGGCTGGCAGGTCTCGGGCATCACCTACGTCAACTCGGGCCAGCCAGTGCCGCGCATGTCGGTTGACGTGAATAATTTCCGCCGCGGCGGCTTCGCGGATCTGGTCGGCAACCCGATGGTCGGCATGCTGTCCACCAACGGCACGCCGCCGATGTGGTTCAACCCGGCAGCCTTCGCGCCGCCCGCCGACGGCACCTTCGGCAATTCGGGCCGGGCGCCATTCCGCCAGCCCGGATTCTACAAGTGGGACATCACCCTGTCGAAGAACTTCTACCTGACCAAGGATGTCAGGCTGCAGTTCCGGGCGGACTTTATCAACGCGTTCAACCAGGTCAACTGGGCCTCCGACCCGTCGGCCACGGGCCTGGACAACACCTGCACGACCAGCATCACCTCGTGCACGGTTGCGACCGACACGTTCGGCCAGCTCATCGCGGTGCGCGCGCCGCGTGAGATTCAGTTTGGGTTGAAGCTGTTCTGGTAG
- a CDS encoding ATP-binding cassette domain-containing protein, whose protein sequence is MDTAISLRDVTKRFGEVTAVDTVSLEVPTGCIYGFIGPNGSGKTTTLRMIMRILLPDQGRVEVLGDDGTAAARDRVGYLPEERGLYKKMTVRRLLRYYGRLKGRSAAEVDTSIGEWLKAMDLVDWADRRIDALSKGMAQKVQFMAAVVSKPDLAILDEPFTGLDPVNADVLKDAMLDLRRRGTTVVLSTHDMSVAERMCDRIFMIFKGRKVLDGTLAEIQAAYGADTIRVRTEAGRQALAGLPGIESVNDYGNMQEVRIQGDPQRLLQQLSSKTSVTYFEVTRPSLQDIFVRIARPGPEHVSPSTGGRA, encoded by the coding sequence ATGGATACTGCCATCAGCCTCCGCGACGTCACCAAGCGCTTTGGCGAGGTGACCGCTGTCGACACCGTCTCGCTCGAAGTTCCGACCGGCTGCATCTACGGTTTCATCGGGCCGAACGGATCGGGCAAGACCACCACGCTGCGCATGATCATGCGTATCCTGCTGCCGGACCAGGGCCGCGTCGAGGTGCTTGGTGACGACGGTACAGCCGCTGCGCGCGATCGGGTCGGCTACCTGCCGGAAGAACGCGGGCTGTACAAGAAGATGACCGTGCGCCGCCTGCTGCGCTACTACGGGCGGCTCAAGGGGCGAAGCGCGGCCGAAGTCGACACGTCGATTGGTGAATGGCTGAAGGCGATGGACTTGGTCGACTGGGCCGATCGGCGCATCGACGCGTTGTCGAAGGGCATGGCGCAGAAGGTCCAGTTTATGGCGGCCGTGGTGTCGAAACCCGACCTCGCGATCCTCGACGAGCCGTTCACGGGACTCGATCCGGTCAATGCCGACGTCCTGAAGGATGCGATGCTCGACTTGCGGCGACGGGGCACGACCGTCGTGCTCAGCACGCACGATATGAGCGTGGCCGAGAGGATGTGTGATCGCATCTTCATGATCTTCAAGGGCCGCAAGGTGCTCGATGGCACACTCGCCGAGATCCAGGCCGCCTACGGCGCCGATACGATCCGAGTCCGCACCGAAGCCGGCCGGCAAGCGCTCGCCGGTCTTCCTGGGATTGAATCCGTCAACGATTACGGAAATATGCAGGAAGTCCGCATCCAGGGCGACCCACAGCGACTGCTCCAACAACTGTCGTCGAAGACCAGCGTCACCTACTTCGAGGTGACCCGGCCGTCGCTGCAGGACATCTTCGTGAGAATTGCCAGGCCCGGGCCCGAGCACGTGTCACCGTCAACGGGAGGCCGCGCATGA